A region of the Streptococcus oralis Uo5 genome:
CCTGTTCAGCTGGTAATGGATGCCATTTTTCTTTGTTTACAAAGTTTGGAATATAAGTTACTTTTTCACGCGGAATACCAGCAGCCACCAAATCCTCGATAAACATGGGATTGACCACCACCAAGTGTTCCATTCGGTTGTAAAAGGAAAAAACATAGCGTTTGACAATTCCTTTTAGGAAAAATGGGATCTTCAAACTCCCCTCAAGCGTATCAGGCAAAAAATGCACATAGCCAATTTTTCTCCCAGAGCGTTTCTTTTGGAAAGTAGATAAATAATAGGGGAAATCAATGGTGTGAAAATGAGTTACATCTGCCTCTACAGGAAGATTCTCTGTAACAATCAACTGGTCTTTGGCATCGCGGTGAAGGAGACTAACCAATTCTCGATAAGCTCCTGACACTCCTTGACCAGCTACTTTTTCACTTGAGCTTAGCATATTAATACGCAATTTTTCGTTTTCCATACCTTTCATTATACCATTTTATTTCCAGAAAATCAGCAAAAGAAAGAAGAGACGATTGGAAAATAGGATAATTTTATCCTTTTTCCAATCGTCTCTCGCATTTTTCTTAGTCTTTATTTAATTCCTAGAGCGATACGTGCATATCGACTCATTTTTTCAACCGTCCAAGCTGGATACCAGACCAATTTAACTTCGGTATTGGTTACCTCAGGCACATCTGTCATCGCATCGTGTATCTGGTCTGTCAAAAGGTCAGCCAGTGGGCAGCCCATAGTTGTCAAGGTCATATCAATTTCAGTGTGACCTGTTTCACCATCAAAACGAATTTCATAAATTAAACCTAGGTTGACAATATCAATCCCCAACTCAGGGTCGATGACTTCTTCCAAAGCATTTAAAATGCGTGTTTTGATCGTTTCGATTTGCTCTTCTGTATAAGCCATGTTATTCCTCACTCTTAGTCTTCAATAAAATCACGAAGGGGTTTACTGCGACTTGGTTGACGCAATTTTCTCAAAGCCTTAGCCTCAATCTGACGGATACGCTCACGAGTCACGTTAAAGACTTTACCAACATCTTCAAGAGTACGCATTTTCCCATCATCTAGCCCGAAACGAAGGCGCAGAACGTTTTCTTCACGGTCTGTAAGAGTATCCAAAACCTCATCCAACTGCTCACGCAAAACGATACGAGTTGTGTAGTCTACTGGATTTTCAATCACTTCGTCTTCGATAAAGTCCCCAAGATGACTATCGTCCTCTTCACCGATCGGTGTTTCAAGTGATACTGGTTCTTGGGCAATCTTTAGGATTTCACGGACCTTGTCAGGTGTCATATCCATACGCTCAGCAATTTGTTCAGGAGTTGGATCTTGCCCCAATTCTTGAAGGAGATTCCGCTGTTCACGGACAAGCTTGTTAATGGTTTCTACCATGTGGACAGGGATACGAATAGTACGTGCCTGGTCAGCGATGGCACGGGTAATCGCCTGACGAATCCACCAAGTTGCGTACGTAGAAAACTTAAATCCTTTTGAATAGTCAAACTTGTCAACAGCCTTCATCAAGCCCATGTTTCCTTCTTGGATCAAATCCAGAAATTGCATGCCACGCCCTACGTAGCGCTTAGCGATAGAAACCACCAAACGAAGGTTGGCTTCTGCAAGACGTTGTTTGGCTTCGATATCACCAGCCTCAACTGCTAGGGCCAATTCTTTTTCCTCTTCGTTGGTCAAGAGAGGAACGACCCCGATTTCCTTCAAATACATACGGACTGGGTCATTGACCTTGGCAGAAGTTGAGCCAATCAAGTCCTCATCACTGAGTTCTGGCTCTTCTTCTGCACTAAGCACACGCGCGCTTGGATTTCCTTCGTTGTCTGTGATAGAAATTCCAGCATCCTGAATCCGTTGCAAAAGGTCTTCAATGCCGTCTGCATCGAGGGTAAAAGGAATAACCAGACTTGAATTGATTTCGTCATCTGTTGCTGTTCCTGTTTTTTTGTGGTTACGGATAAAGTCTGCTACTTGCACATCAAATGTGGTTACTTCTTTTTGTTTTGTTGCCATTATTACTCCATTCTTCTCTTTTGGGAAATCAATCGTTGCAATTCTTCCAAGGCTGTGTCTGTATCTCCTACATGACTAGCTTCCTGCACTTTCTTTTTAATTCTTAAGTTGTC
Encoded here:
- a CDS encoding metal-sulfur cluster assembly factor: MAYTEEQIETIKTRILNALEEVIDPELGIDIVNLGLIYEIRFDGETGHTEIDMTLTTMGCPLADLLTDQIHDAMTDVPEVTNTEVKLVWYPAWTVEKMSRYARIALGIK
- the rpoD gene encoding RNA polymerase sigma factor RpoD, with the protein product MATKQKEVTTFDVQVADFIRNHKKTGTATDDEINSSLVIPFTLDADGIEDLLQRIQDAGISITDNEGNPSARVLSAEEEPELSDEDLIGSTSAKVNDPVRMYLKEIGVVPLLTNEEEKELALAVEAGDIEAKQRLAEANLRLVVSIAKRYVGRGMQFLDLIQEGNMGLMKAVDKFDYSKGFKFSTYATWWIRQAITRAIADQARTIRIPVHMVETINKLVREQRNLLQELGQDPTPEQIAERMDMTPDKVREILKIAQEPVSLETPIGEEDDSHLGDFIEDEVIENPVDYTTRIVLREQLDEVLDTLTDREENVLRLRFGLDDGKMRTLEDVGKVFNVTRERIRQIEAKALRKLRQPSRSKPLRDFIED